The genomic segment AATCAGCACCGGTCATCAGCGCCACTAACCGGTCAAGTCCCGGCGCGATCCCCGCATGCGGCGGGGCGCCGTATTCCAACGCACGCAACAGAAAGCCAAACATCCGCTCCGCTCTCTCTTGATTGATGCCAAGTATCGCTAATATCTTCTCCTGCAACTCTCGACGGTTGATCCGCTGCCCGCCCGATGCTATCTCCCAGCCATTAACTACTAAGTCGTACTGAAGCGCCCGCGCCTGACGCCAGGGATGGCGAAGGTCCGTTCCGGGAAGGTTGCTCGTAAAGCCGGCATCGATAAATGCCAAGTCCTCTTCCATCGGATGCGACACGATATTGTGCATTGCCTGCCATCTGCCTGATGGCTCATCATACTCGAACAGCGGGAAGTTTGTCACCCAAAGAAAACTAAACTCCCCAGCCTTTATCAAGCCATGTTCACGCCCAAGCAGCAGCCGCAACTGCCCCAGTATCGACTCCGTCTTGAGCCGCTTGTCCGAGATAATAAACAGCGCATCCCCTTTGGCAACGCCTGCTTTTTCGCACAGCTTGTTCTTGACCTCTTCACCAACGAACTTCAGAATCGGTGACTTATCCTCGGCATCCGTCCGAAGGATATACGCAAGACCGCCTGCGCCCAACTCCTTCGCTTTGGCGGTCAGGTCGTCAATCTGTTTACGCGAGTAAGACCCACCCCCTTTGAGCACGAACCCCTTCACCACCCCGCCGGTACCCAGCGTATCCGTGAACACTTTGAATCCGCACCCGGCCACTGCTTCACTCAAATCGACTATCTCCATCCCGAACCGAAGGTCCGGCTTGTCGATTCCCCAGCGGTCCATCACCTCGGCGTACGCAAATCGTGGGAAGGGCGTCTTCACTTCCACGTTCAGCACTGTCTTGAAAACATGCTTCATCAATCCTTCGATAACGGCGAACACGTCATCTGGCGTGACATACGACATCTCCATGTCGATCTGCGTATGCTCCGGCTGACGGTCCGAGCGGAGGTCTTCATCGCGAAGGCACCGCGCCAGTTGGAAATACTTGTCGAACCCGGAAATCATCAGGATTTGCTTGAGCAATTGCGGCGACTGTGGCAGCGCGTAGAACTTGCCGTTCTGCACCCGGCTCGGTACCACGTAATCGCGCGCTCCTTCCGGCGTGGAGCGGATCAGCAGCGGCGTTTCGATCTCATAGAATCCCACGCTGCTCAGGTAATTGCGAATAGCCATCGTGGTTTCATGCCGAAGGCGCATTTTCTCCTGAAGCGGTTTACGCCGAAGGTCCAAGTATCGGTACTCCAGTCGAAGCAACTCAGCCGCATTCGTATTGTCCGTAATATCAAACGGCGGCGTCTTGGACTCGGCCAGCGTGTAAAATTCGTCCGCCACCACTTCGATTTCGCCGGTTGCCAGCTTAGGGTTGGCGGTGCCGTTGGGGCGTTGGTGCACTTTCCCTTTCACCGCGACTACGAATTCGTTTCGTGCCCGTTGAGCGGCGGCCAGCATCTCGGAATCCATTGTCTCCGGGTCAATTTTGACCTGGGTGATACCGTACCGGTCTCGGAGGTCCAGAAACAGGATACCACCGAGGTTACGGTAGGCATTGACCCAGCCGTTGAGCCGGACGGTTGT from the Candidatus Zixiibacteriota bacterium genome contains:
- the aspS gene encoding aspartate--tRNA ligase, with product MPHFLQLKRTHTCGQLRPPDIGTTVRLNGWVNAYRNLGGILFLDLRDRYGITQVKIDPETMDSEMLAAAQRARNEFVVAVKGKVHQRPNGTANPKLATGEIEVVADEFYTLAESKTPPFDITDNTNAAELLRLEYRYLDLRRKPLQEKMRLRHETTMAIRNYLSSVGFYEIETPLLIRSTPEGARDYVVPSRVQNGKFYALPQSPQLLKQILMISGFDKYFQLARCLRDEDLRSDRQPEHTQIDMEMSYVTPDDVFAVIEGLMKHVFKTVLNVEVKTPFPRFAYAEVMDRWGIDKPDLRFGMEIVDLSEAVAGCGFKVFTDTLGTGGVVKGFVLKGGGSYSRKQIDDLTAKAKELGAGGLAYILRTDAEDKSPILKFVGEEVKNKLCEKAGVAKGDALFIISDKRLKTESILGQLRLLLGREHGLIKAGEFSFLWVTNFPLFEYDEPSGRWQAMHNIVSHPMEEDLAFIDAGFTSNLPGTDLRHPWRQARALQYDLVVNGWEIASGGQRINRRELQEKILAILGINQERAERMFGFLLRALEYGAPPHAGIAPGLDRLVALMTGADSIRDVIAFPKTANAISPMDGAPTPIDDEQLAELGLIIKGDTQRQ